One Gloeothece verrucosa PCC 7822 DNA window includes the following coding sequences:
- a CDS encoding response regulator transcription factor — translation MPLLILIADDDPGIRLAVKDYLELSGYSVVTAKNGQEALSLLETYHPHLLVSDIKMPRTDGYELVAQVRQRPEFRLLPVVFLTEKSTTHERIRGYQAGCDVYLPKPFEMEELGAVIRNLLERSQIMESEWRYKNRQLQEKQAELKKSQPPPPLPELPTLNPPPELTAREKQVLELLAQGLSNVEIGQQLHLSPRTVEKYVSSLLRKTETNNRAELVRFALEHHLVD, via the coding sequence ATGCCGTTGTTGATTTTAATTGCTGATGATGACCCTGGAATTCGCCTGGCAGTCAAGGATTACCTAGAACTGTCAGGATATTCAGTTGTAACTGCTAAAAATGGCCAGGAAGCCCTATCTCTGTTAGAAACTTACCATCCCCACCTGTTAGTATCCGATATTAAAATGCCGCGCACAGACGGCTATGAATTAGTGGCCCAGGTACGTCAACGTCCTGAATTTCGTCTGTTACCGGTAGTATTTTTGACGGAAAAAAGCACTACCCATGAAAGAATTCGCGGCTATCAAGCGGGTTGTGATGTCTATTTGCCTAAACCCTTTGAAATGGAGGAACTTGGGGCGGTAATTCGCAATCTCCTGGAGCGATCGCAGATTATGGAATCTGAATGGCGTTATAAAAACCGACAACTCCAAGAAAAACAAGCTGAGTTGAAAAAAAGTCAACCCCCTCCTCCACTCCCCGAATTACCTACCCTCAATCCTCCACCCGAGTTAACCGCACGAGAAAAACAAGTGCTAGAATTACTCGCTCAAGGACTGTCAAACGTGGAAATTGGCCAGCAACTTCATTTAAGTCCAAGAACCGTAGAAAAGTATGTTAGTAGCTTACTCAGAAAAACCGAAACCAATAATAGAGCAGAATTAGTGCGTTTTGCCCTAGAACATCATCTCGTTGATTAA
- a CDS encoding low molecular weight protein-tyrosine-phosphatase, protein MPYKLLFVCLGNICRSPSAENIMNHLIEQAGLSEKILCDSAGTSNYHIGEPPDRRMNAAASGRGIPLKGKARQFQPSDFENFDLILAMDRENYRDIRRLDPSGQYQDKVRLICEFATHYSIKEVPDPYYGGPEGFNQVIDLLLDACSGLLEEVKLKGLQEH, encoded by the coding sequence ATGCCTTATAAGCTGCTATTCGTCTGTTTAGGTAATATTTGCCGTTCTCCTTCGGCAGAGAATATCATGAATCATCTCATTGAACAGGCTGGTTTGAGTGAGAAAATTCTTTGTGATTCGGCAGGAACTTCTAATTATCATATTGGTGAGCCGCCTGATCGTCGTATGAATGCCGCCGCTAGTGGTCGAGGCATTCCGCTCAAGGGCAAAGCCCGACAATTTCAACCCTCAGATTTTGAGAATTTTGACCTAATTTTAGCGATGGACCGCGAAAATTATCGCGATATTCGGCGGCTAGATCCGAGTGGTCAATATCAAGACAAAGTTCGCTTAATTTGTGAGTTTGCGACTCATTATTCCATCAAAGAGGTTCCTGATCCCTACTATGGCGGACCCGAAGGGTTTAATCAAGTGATCGATCTGCTGTTAGATGCTTGTAGTGGCTTACTCGAGGAAGTCAAGCTAAAGGGCTTGCAAGAGCATTAA
- a CDS encoding EAL domain-containing protein: MALCKNTVYLLVLEYSGYRQIIKLTQKTYSLGREASNAIVIDFQKVSRKHATLIQKKDPITKQYVYWILDGNLQGQKSHNGLFVNGRKCYVKELKDGDKINFGCQVNAVYHAVEHPQKLMSLKTINENTTPDLFQEFLEIEKELSPIIKLESTEQEDTMPLAQMLPLSPSESYNTNLNFFQFKDTNPHQASLDEQLIKNFDLLIEASKLSQAESSLQRALEKQEFALYYQPQYNLKTKKIDSLEVLLRWQHPKKGIILPHQFIPVAEKTELIIPIGEWVLKQACQQMKIWQQLGLPTLSISVNLSAKQFRDSNLMNMISRVLNETGIISQLLELEITEKTIMKNEDLANQILADLKNLGVRLSLDNFGREYASLSYLQKYPFHTVKLDQSFIKNFTSSSQQLALLSAVIAWGRFTKLNIVAGGVETDEQLKLLSKLTFEKIQGYKISLPLTVTDATKLLLVQVSQGS; encoded by the coding sequence ATGGCTCTATGTAAAAATACGGTGTACCTTCTAGTCCTTGAATATTCCGGTTATCGACAAATAATTAAGTTAACCCAAAAAACTTATAGTCTCGGTCGCGAGGCGAGTAACGCTATTGTTATAGACTTTCAAAAAGTTTCTCGAAAACATGCGACGTTAATTCAAAAAAAAGACCCCATTACTAAGCAATATGTTTATTGGATATTGGATGGAAATCTGCAAGGTCAAAAAAGCCATAATGGTCTTTTTGTCAATGGCAGAAAATGTTATGTAAAAGAATTAAAAGATGGAGATAAAATTAATTTTGGTTGTCAAGTAAATGCCGTTTATCATGCGGTTGAACACCCCCAAAAATTAATGAGTTTAAAAACTATCAATGAAAATACTACCCCGGATCTTTTCCAAGAATTTTTAGAAATAGAAAAAGAACTCTCTCCCATCATCAAATTAGAGTCCACTGAGCAAGAGGATACAATGCCTCTAGCTCAAATGCTTCCCCTGTCGCCCTCAGAGTCTTATAATACTAATTTAAATTTTTTCCAATTTAAAGACACAAACCCTCACCAAGCCTCTCTCGATGAGCAACTGATTAAAAATTTTGATTTATTGATAGAAGCTTCTAAACTATCACAAGCAGAAAGTTCTCTTCAACGAGCTTTAGAAAAACAAGAATTTGCCTTATATTACCAACCTCAATATAATCTGAAAACTAAAAAAATTGATAGCTTAGAAGTTCTATTGCGCTGGCAGCATCCTAAAAAAGGCATAATTTTGCCACATCAGTTTATACCGGTTGCCGAGAAAACAGAGCTAATCATTCCTATTGGTGAATGGGTCTTGAAACAAGCTTGTCAACAAATGAAAATTTGGCAACAATTAGGATTACCTACGCTATCAATTTCTGTTAATCTTTCGGCTAAACAGTTTCGCGATAGCAATTTGATGAACATGATCAGTCGGGTTTTAAATGAAACCGGCATTATTTCCCAACTGCTCGAGCTAGAAATAACCGAAAAAACTATCATGAAAAATGAGGACTTAGCTAACCAAATTTTGGCGGATCTTAAAAATTTGGGAGTTCGTCTTTCTCTAGATAATTTTGGCAGAGAATATGCTTCATTATCTTATTTACAAAAATATCCTTTTCATACGGTCAAGCTCGATCAATCATTTATCAAAAACTTTACCAGTAGCTCGCAACAGTTGGCCCTACTGTCAGCCGTGATCGCTTGGGGACGTTTCACTAAGCTGAATATCGTTGCTGGAGGAGTAGAAACCGACGAACAATTAAAACTCTTATCTAAGTTAACTTTTGAAAAAATTCAAGGATATAAAATCAGTCTACCTTTAACGGTAACCGATGCTACTAAGTTGTTATTAGTTCAGGTTTCTCAAGGAAGTTAA
- the argB gene encoding acetylglutamate kinase, which yields MSIESEYIKQEAATRVRILSEALPYIQKFAGRTVVVKYGGAAMKDSSLKDKVMRDIVFMSCVGLRPVVVHGGGPEINSWLDKLGIEPQFKDGLRVTDAPTMDVVEMVLVGRVNKEIVSLINQAGGLAVGLCGKDGNLVKARPVGKEGIGFVGEVASVDTRLITSLVENGYIPVISSVAADESGQAHNINADTVAGEIAAALGAEKMILLTDTAGILEDYKDPSTLLTKLDIQQARDLISAGIVGGGMIPKVTCCVRSLAQGVRAAHIIDGRVPHALLLEIFSDQGIGSMIVASGYTK from the coding sequence ATGAGTATTGAAAGCGAATACATCAAGCAAGAAGCAGCCACACGGGTAAGAATTTTAAGCGAAGCTTTGCCCTACATTCAAAAATTTGCTGGTCGTACAGTGGTTGTTAAATACGGTGGTGCAGCCATGAAAGACAGTTCTCTCAAGGACAAAGTGATGCGAGATATTGTTTTTATGTCTTGTGTGGGATTACGTCCTGTAGTGGTGCATGGTGGAGGCCCAGAAATCAATAGTTGGTTGGATAAATTAGGCATAGAACCTCAATTTAAAGACGGGCTAAGAGTGACTGATGCCCCGACGATGGATGTCGTAGAAATGGTACTGGTAGGACGTGTCAATAAAGAAATAGTCTCCTTGATTAATCAAGCTGGTGGGTTAGCGGTGGGATTATGTGGTAAAGATGGGAATTTAGTTAAAGCACGTCCTGTGGGTAAAGAAGGGATTGGTTTTGTCGGTGAAGTGGCTAGTGTGGATACCCGATTAATTACCTCTTTGGTAGAAAATGGCTATATTCCCGTTATTTCTAGTGTAGCCGCCGATGAAAGTGGACAAGCTCACAATATTAATGCAGATACCGTAGCCGGAGAAATCGCGGCGGCTTTGGGAGCCGAAAAAATGATTTTACTGACAGATACAGCCGGAATTCTGGAAGATTATAAAGATCCCTCTACCTTACTCACTAAATTGGATATTCAACAAGCCAGAGATTTAATTAGTGCAGGGATTGTTGGCGGTGGCATGATTCCTAAAGTGACCTGTTGTGTGCGATCGCTGGCTCAAGGGGTTCGGGCGGCACACATTATCGATGGTCGTGTCCCCCATGCTTTACTGTTGGAAATCTTTTCTGATCAGGGAATTGGGTCAATGATTGTTGCTTCAGGTTATACTAAATAA
- a CDS encoding DUF4327 family protein: protein MTNQVAHPMVKFQRKVTTLVESKVIKSSDSIWKLALLYGDEWSFWKKELLDFGFTMQDPVQEVLLVEAWDEE, encoded by the coding sequence ATGACTAATCAAGTCGCTCACCCAATGGTGAAGTTTCAGCGTAAAGTGACTACACTTGTTGAGTCAAAAGTAATCAAATCTAGCGATAGCATCTGGAAATTAGCCCTTCTTTATGGAGATGAATGGTCTTTTTGGAAGAAAGAACTGCTAGATTTTGGCTTCACTATGCAAGATCCAGTCCAAGAAGTCTTGTTAGTAGAAGCTTGGGATGAAGAGTGA
- a CDS encoding serine/threonine phosphatase, whose translation MLVCPQCQYDNPNSSQSCTRCGTSLSYKDCGECGTMISFEAEKCPHCGAFTATVWWAVIALEGEAATKPVFVDGSLAGHQPLKESPTPEPLFDSSQQSATAILEQPYLDPGQRYRLMADVQTRVCPQKIPKPLCLEGLVVDCQPLQKSVLKALLEEQGEWLNQDDHAANATLAMKNLLWHQLGISQLALPYLSLGKFYPLIPEIHEVWSDESQDIILLENRSNWQPLSLFLSTEELPSLQILYWFNEMASLWTPLSEVHCCQSLLMKNNLRVDEDQTLGLMQLYDDPADVQPTLEDLGRMWQELLQESQQQNLEPLLELVKQVIAGEIDSISQLCLELQNLGNQQQVKDLNLSEESLNGYDVDEQKVEAMSLPFEFYQNDESLDTEEEDETIIEGNMSEDLSTADLPMQLLSLSDAGATDIGRQRRHNEDHFGIETEITKQHSNRGQKVRAKGLYIVCDGMGGHASGEVASALAVDTLQRYFATHWTQELPDAETIEQGILLANETIYQVNQDQDSYGSGRMGTTLVMVLLEGTRVVIAHVGDSRIYQINRKWGLEQLTVDHEVGQRAITEGIAPEIAYSRPDAYQLTQALGPHENQYVKPDIKYLDLHEDTLLLLCSDGLSDNQFLETNYETCLTPLISSSANLDEGLRKMMALANQKNGHDNITAIIVRIKLQPYFDQPL comes from the coding sequence ATGCTTGTTTGTCCCCAATGCCAATATGACAATCCTAACTCGAGCCAGTCTTGTACGCGCTGCGGAACTTCTTTATCCTATAAAGACTGTGGTGAATGTGGAACAATGATTTCTTTTGAAGCTGAAAAATGTCCCCATTGCGGCGCATTTACAGCCACAGTATGGTGGGCAGTGATCGCTCTTGAGGGCGAAGCGGCAACAAAACCTGTTTTTGTAGATGGGAGTCTAGCGGGTCATCAGCCGCTCAAAGAGTCCCCTACCCCTGAGCCGTTGTTTGACTCCTCACAGCAGTCAGCAACCGCAATTCTTGAACAGCCATATCTAGACCCAGGGCAACGTTATCGCCTGATGGCTGATGTTCAAACCCGAGTTTGTCCGCAAAAAATCCCTAAACCCCTATGCTTGGAAGGGCTAGTAGTGGACTGCCAACCCTTACAGAAGTCGGTCTTAAAGGCACTATTAGAAGAGCAAGGGGAATGGTTAAATCAGGATGATCACGCCGCTAATGCTACCCTCGCCATGAAAAATTTATTATGGCATCAGTTGGGAATTTCTCAACTGGCACTTCCGTACTTGAGTTTAGGAAAATTTTATCCTTTAATTCCAGAAATACACGAAGTTTGGTCTGATGAGAGCCAAGATATCATTCTTCTAGAAAATCGCTCAAACTGGCAGCCTCTTTCTCTATTTTTGTCCACTGAAGAATTACCCAGTTTACAAATCCTCTATTGGTTTAATGAAATGGCTTCTTTGTGGACTCCTCTGTCTGAAGTCCACTGTTGTCAAAGCTTATTGATGAAAAATAATTTGCGAGTTGATGAAGATCAAACGCTTGGATTAATGCAATTGTATGATGATCCTGCCGATGTTCAACCCACTCTTGAGGATTTAGGGCGAATGTGGCAAGAGTTGTTGCAGGAGTCTCAGCAGCAAAACCTAGAGCCGCTTTTGGAGTTGGTAAAACAAGTGATTGCTGGAGAAATTGATAGCATCAGTCAATTATGTCTTGAACTGCAAAATTTAGGTAATCAGCAGCAAGTTAAAGACCTCAACCTCTCCGAAGAGTCACTCAATGGCTACGACGTTGATGAGCAAAAAGTTGAGGCCATGTCTCTGCCGTTCGAGTTCTATCAAAACGATGAGTCTCTCGATACAGAGGAAGAGGACGAAACCATTATTGAGGGCAATATGAGTGAGGATTTGTCAACGGCTGACTTACCGATGCAACTCCTTAGTCTAAGTGATGCTGGTGCCACTGATATTGGTCGTCAAAGGCGACATAATGAGGATCATTTTGGCATAGAAACTGAGATTACCAAACAACATAGTAATCGAGGGCAAAAAGTTCGCGCTAAAGGCTTGTATATTGTGTGCGATGGCATGGGGGGTCATGCCTCTGGAGAGGTGGCTAGTGCTTTAGCCGTTGATACCCTGCAACGTTACTTTGCGACTCATTGGACTCAGGAGTTACCGGATGCAGAAACCATTGAACAGGGAATTTTATTAGCCAACGAGACGATTTACCAAGTTAATCAAGACCAAGATAGTTATGGTAGTGGTCGTATGGGGACTACGCTAGTGATGGTATTGCTAGAAGGAACTCGAGTGGTCATTGCCCACGTGGGTGATAGCCGGATTTACCAAATCAATCGCAAGTGGGGTTTAGAACAATTAACGGTAGATCATGAAGTAGGACAACGAGCTATCACAGAAGGCATTGCTCCTGAGATCGCTTACTCTCGCCCTGATGCTTACCAACTGACTCAAGCGTTAGGTCCTCATGAGAATCAATATGTCAAGCCAGATATCAAATATCTAGACTTGCATGAGGATACTCTTCTGTTATTGTGTTCTGATGGGCTTTCTGATAATCAATTCCTGGAAACAAATTATGAAACTTGTTTGACTCCTTTAATTAGCTCTAGTGCGAATTTAGATGAAGGACTGCGAAAGATGATGGCTTTGGCCAATCAGAAAAATGGACATGATAACATCACTGCTATCATCGTGAGAATTAAACTTCAGCCTTATTTTGACCAACCCCTGTAA
- a CDS encoding glycosyltransferase family 2 protein, giving the protein MIDFSAGIVSSGQVRDITPNAILPSVLDTPDHREDMNKNPFPLVSILIPTYQGEKFLGETLSSALSQTYPHLEIILSDDSSTDQTLQIARIYQEQSPHHFKIFTNPDQGMINNWNYCISQAQGDYIKFLFQDDILKPNCLEEMVKLCQKNEKIGMVFCQRELILSKEAETLQSCLNIYNNCQNLHEHWSILEEIQSGETLLKDPNFLQEPMNKIGEPSNVLIKKEVFDQLGTFDADLCQVVDVEMWARVMLYYQIGFIDQTLSYFRIHPEQESVKNLETGESIRDHLRFYKKLLTSSYYNLLPESLKMNIYEKLENYRNDLEKQRDRGIARIQQLEAHEADLESELRKTQSDFFRVQKELEKCQATLQQIKSSLFGKMLFAGLKLKRIVQESTEK; this is encoded by the coding sequence GTGATTGACTTCTCAGCAGGGATTGTCTCCTCTGGCCAAGTCAGGGATATTACCCCTAATGCTATACTTCCTAGTGTACTCGATACTCCCGACCATCGGGAAGATATGAATAAAAATCCTTTTCCTTTAGTCAGTATTTTAATTCCCACTTATCAAGGGGAAAAATTTCTCGGGGAAACTTTATCCTCGGCCTTATCTCAAACTTATCCCCACCTAGAAATTATTCTGAGCGATGATAGTTCTACCGATCAAACCCTGCAAATCGCTCGAATTTATCAAGAGCAAAGTCCACATCACTTTAAAATTTTCACGAATCCCGATCAGGGAATGATTAACAACTGGAATTATTGTATTTCCCAGGCTCAAGGAGACTATATTAAATTTTTGTTTCAGGATGATATTCTTAAGCCGAATTGCCTCGAAGAAATGGTTAAACTATGCCAAAAAAATGAGAAAATCGGCATGGTTTTTTGTCAAAGAGAACTAATATTGTCAAAAGAGGCAGAAACTTTGCAAAGCTGCCTAAATATCTATAATAATTGTCAAAATTTACATGAGCATTGGTCAATACTTGAAGAAATTCAATCAGGAGAAACTCTGTTAAAAGACCCTAACTTTTTGCAAGAGCCTATGAATAAAATAGGCGAACCTAGCAACGTACTGATCAAAAAAGAAGTATTTGATCAACTCGGAACATTTGATGCCGATTTATGTCAAGTAGTTGATGTAGAAATGTGGGCTAGGGTCATGCTTTATTATCAAATAGGCTTCATTGATCAAACGCTGTCTTATTTTCGTATTCATCCCGAGCAAGAATCAGTCAAAAATCTTGAGACAGGAGAATCTATACGAGATCACTTACGTTTTTATAAAAAGCTACTGACCTCATCCTATTATAATTTACTCCCCGAATCTTTAAAAATGAACATCTATGAAAAATTGGAAAACTATCGCAATGATTTAGAAAAGCAACGAGACCGGGGAATAGCTAGAATTCAACAGCTAGAAGCTCACGAAGCCGACTTAGAATCGGAATTAAGAAAAACTCAATCAGATTTTTTCCGAGTGCAAAAAGAGTTAGAAAAATGCCAGGCAACTCTTCAACAAATAAAAAGCAGTCTCTTCGGAAAAATGCTCTTTGCTGGGTTGAAATTAAAAAGAATTGTTCAGGAAAGCACAGAAAAATAA
- a CDS encoding glycosyltransferase, producing MFKIKQLIKKFLFALSEEGIGIALWRTQRKIIKKIVKTVTGKEIFQADIEVLKIAQLESPKPIEIETSDDPLVSIIIPVYNQFLYTFNCLNSISKTLDKSFSFEVIVVDDCSTDETEKGLEQITGIRRLKNSNNMGFIRSCNAGSSAAKGKFLYFLNNDTQILSGCLESLLDLIQNNPKVGAVGSKLIYPDGRLQEAGGIIWQDASGWNYGRLQNPDEPEYNYVREVDYCSGASLLVRADIFRQLGGFSETFLPAYYEDTDLCFALRKLGYKVLYQPQSKLIHYEGITSGTDLNSGAKQYQQVNYTKFQQKWKEELSKHFSNDPNHVPKGARRLQGKPTILVIDSYVPLYDRESGCVRLLGILKILQNLGYSIIFLPDNGFPEEPYTSTLQGMGIEVLYSTPTQPNLEEQLINRLSLVDTVWLCRPELCEKYLDLIRHYAKVPVIYDTIDLHFLRIKRQQDYLSGDYQNTTWSWETYQKQETKFAQATEATVVVTEVEKKTLNDLDINKVWVIPNIHHPYEGQLKSFEQRSDLVFIGSYNHPPNIDAVIWLCQEIMPIIWQSNPEIKVILLGSNMKDEVKALESERVIVQGYVEEVEPYFLTSRLFVAPLRFGAGMKGKIGHSMSYGLPTVTTKIGAEGMGLTDGYDVLIADEPQAFAQKVLQLYNNAELWHHLSENSLKTISQYSPEKVQEKLAELLFHLRK from the coding sequence GTGTTTAAAATCAAGCAGTTAATTAAAAAATTTTTGTTTGCTTTATCCGAAGAAGGAATAGGAATTGCTCTCTGGCGAACCCAAAGAAAAATTATTAAAAAAATCGTTAAAACGGTCACGGGAAAAGAAATTTTTCAAGCGGATATAGAGGTACTAAAAATTGCTCAATTAGAATCTCCTAAGCCCATTGAAATAGAAACATCAGACGATCCTTTAGTATCGATTATTATTCCAGTTTACAATCAATTTTTATATACATTTAATTGCTTAAACTCCATTAGCAAAACCTTAGATAAATCCTTCAGTTTTGAAGTAATTGTCGTTGATGATTGCTCCACTGATGAAACAGAAAAAGGCTTAGAGCAAATAACCGGAATTCGCAGGTTAAAAAATTCTAACAATATGGGTTTTATCCGCTCCTGTAATGCGGGTTCTTCTGCGGCTAAAGGAAAATTTTTATATTTTTTAAATAATGATACTCAAATTTTATCTGGCTGTTTAGAAAGTTTGTTAGACTTGATCCAAAATAACCCAAAAGTCGGCGCAGTAGGGTCTAAATTGATCTATCCAGATGGAAGACTTCAAGAAGCCGGAGGAATTATTTGGCAAGATGCTTCAGGATGGAACTATGGACGACTTCAAAATCCTGATGAACCCGAATATAATTATGTCAGAGAAGTTGACTATTGTTCGGGGGCGAGTTTATTAGTTCGGGCGGATATTTTTCGTCAATTAGGGGGATTTTCTGAGACATTTTTACCGGCTTATTATGAAGATACAGATTTATGTTTTGCCCTCCGAAAACTCGGCTATAAAGTTTTATATCAACCTCAATCAAAATTGATTCATTATGAAGGAATTACTTCAGGCACAGATTTAAACAGTGGCGCGAAACAGTATCAACAAGTCAATTACACCAAATTTCAACAAAAGTGGAAAGAAGAACTGAGCAAGCATTTTTCTAACGATCCTAATCATGTTCCCAAAGGCGCAAGACGGTTACAAGGAAAACCCACCATTCTCGTTATTGACTCTTATGTTCCCCTTTATGACCGGGAATCCGGTTGTGTCAGACTACTAGGTATTTTAAAAATTCTTCAGAATCTAGGTTACTCGATTATTTTTCTACCCGATAATGGGTTTCCTGAAGAACCCTATACCTCGACGCTACAAGGGATGGGAATAGAAGTCTTATACTCTACCCCCACACAACCGAACTTAGAAGAACAGTTAATTAATCGATTATCTTTAGTGGATACAGTGTGGTTATGTCGTCCCGAATTATGTGAAAAATATTTAGATTTGATTAGACATTATGCTAAAGTTCCGGTTATTTACGACACCATTGACTTACATTTTTTACGCATAAAAAGACAACAAGATTATTTATCCGGAGATTACCAGAATACTACTTGGTCTTGGGAAACCTATCAAAAACAGGAAACCAAATTTGCTCAAGCAACAGAAGCCACAGTGGTAGTAACTGAGGTGGAAAAAAAGACATTAAATGATTTGGATATCAATAAAGTTTGGGTCATTCCGAATATTCATCATCCCTATGAAGGTCAATTAAAAAGCTTTGAGCAACGCTCGGATTTAGTCTTTATCGGCAGTTATAATCATCCTCCGAATATTGACGCGGTGATCTGGTTATGTCAGGAAATTATGCCCATTATCTGGCAGTCTAACCCTGAGATTAAAGTGATTTTATTGGGCAGTAATATGAAAGATGAAGTTAAAGCCCTAGAAAGCGAACGAGTCATTGTTCAGGGATATGTGGAAGAGGTAGAACCTTATTTTCTCACAAGCCGCCTGTTTGTGGCTCCTTTACGATTTGGTGCCGGTATGAAAGGTAAAATTGGTCATAGTATGTCCTATGGACTCCCTACGGTTACCACAAAAATTGGTGCAGAGGGTATGGGATTAACCGATGGCTATGATGTCCTGATTGCTGATGAACCCCAAGCGTTTGCTCAAAAAGTTTTGCAGTTATATAATAATGCCGAACTTTGGCATCATCTTTCTGAAAATAGTCTCAAAACCATATCTCAATATAGTCCCGAAAAGGTTCAAGAAAAGTTGGCAGAATTATTATTTCATCTGAGAAAATAA
- a CDS encoding lysylphosphatidylglycerol synthase transmembrane domain-containing protein: MKAIKPYLRWLIFGGTLFFILKTLKDHWQQVASVRLETQGWWLLILAAMITFFAHTWSGWVWTWILKIFKQPVNPRWAVCVYLKTNLAKYLPGNVWHFYGRISAVHKVGGSLEAASVSVLLEPVLMAAAALSIAVVSSGLGLIKSQGNNPILLCEFLALIAVLLGIHPYILNPLMKRLSRLKNPGHSISSVQIDSYPLLPLLGEIGFLGFRGIGFIVTLMALMTVNPIYLPQLISVFSLAWLLGLIVPGAPGGLGVFEATMIALLNRQDFPVAIILSAVALYRLISILAEVAGAGFGSFSQIQVSKTP, encoded by the coding sequence ATGAAAGCGATTAAACCTTATCTTCGTTGGCTAATTTTTGGCGGGACTTTGTTCTTTATCCTTAAAACCCTTAAAGACCACTGGCAACAGGTAGCATCAGTTCGCCTAGAAACACAAGGATGGTGGCTGCTGATTCTTGCCGCCATGATAACTTTTTTTGCTCATACTTGGTCGGGTTGGGTTTGGACTTGGATTCTGAAAATTTTTAAACAACCGGTGAACCCAAGATGGGCGGTTTGTGTCTATCTGAAAACGAATTTGGCTAAGTATCTGCCGGGTAATGTTTGGCACTTTTACGGACGTATTTCGGCTGTTCATAAGGTGGGTGGTTCTTTAGAAGCGGCTAGTGTGAGCGTTTTATTAGAACCTGTGTTAATGGCAGCCGCCGCACTTTCTATTGCTGTGGTGAGTAGTGGGTTAGGATTGATTAAAAGCCAGGGAAATAATCCGATTTTGTTGTGCGAATTTTTGGCTTTAATTGCCGTTTTATTGGGGATACATCCCTATATTCTGAATCCTCTGATGAAGCGTCTGAGCCGCTTAAAAAATCCAGGTCATTCTATTAGCTCAGTGCAGATAGACTCTTATCCTCTATTACCCCTGTTAGGAGAAATCGGGTTTTTAGGATTTAGAGGTATTGGTTTTATTGTTACTTTAATGGCTTTAATGACTGTCAATCCTATTTATCTACCTCAATTAATTAGTGTTTTTAGTTTGGCTTGGTTACTGGGATTAATCGTACCCGGCGCTCCCGGGGGTTTAGGGGTATTTGAAGCCACCATGATTGCTTTATTAAATCGTCAGGATTTTCCCGTTGCTATTATTTTGAGTGCGGTGGCTTTATATCGCTTGATTAGTATTTTGGCAGAAGTGGCCGGGGCGGGTTTCGGGTCTTTTAGTCAAATTCAAGTTTCTAAAACGCCTTAA